A genomic segment from Archangium lipolyticum encodes:
- a CDS encoding aminotransferase class I/II-fold pyridoxal phosphate-dependent enzyme, translated as MVRAARHIENVRYAIRNVVAEACRLEAQGRRILYLNIGDPLKFDFQTPPHLIEAVHRAMKDGHNGYAPSAGIPAAREAIAREAARNGIPGITASDVVVTTGASEALELALTALLEPGERVLLPCPGYPLYGALMAKLSAEGVPYSLDEENGWSLDLEEIDALCTPGTRAILLCSPNNPTGAVLDRKVLEGLLEIARRRGLVVLSDEIYDKLLYDKAHVATASLARDVPIITFNGLSKAYVACGWRVGWLVFCNAHLMPELKGAVMRLADARLCSPAPQQYAIAPALEGPQDHIPEMMGRLRARRDLMVRRINAIPGLSVVEPAAAFYAMTRIQLPGVTSDEEFVLSLLRETGVLFVHGSGFGQKQGTHHFRVVFLPPEDILTAAFDRLEAFVRERYAR; from the coding sequence TTGGTTCGCGCCGCCAGACACATCGAGAACGTCCGATACGCCATCCGCAACGTCGTGGCCGAGGCCTGCCGCCTCGAGGCCCAGGGGCGGCGGATCCTCTATCTGAACATCGGGGATCCCCTGAAGTTCGACTTCCAGACCCCGCCGCACCTCATCGAGGCGGTGCACCGGGCGATGAAGGACGGACACAACGGTTACGCGCCCTCGGCGGGCATCCCGGCCGCGCGCGAGGCCATCGCCCGCGAGGCGGCGCGCAACGGCATTCCGGGCATCACCGCCTCGGACGTGGTGGTCACCACGGGTGCCAGCGAGGCGCTCGAGCTGGCCCTCACCGCGCTGCTGGAGCCCGGGGAGCGCGTGCTGCTGCCCTGCCCCGGCTATCCGCTCTACGGCGCGCTCATGGCCAAGCTGAGCGCGGAGGGTGTGCCCTACTCGCTGGACGAGGAGAATGGCTGGTCGTTGGATCTCGAGGAGATCGACGCCCTGTGCACCCCCGGCACCCGGGCCATCCTGCTGTGCAGCCCCAACAACCCCACGGGCGCGGTGCTCGACCGGAAGGTGCTGGAGGGACTGTTGGAGATCGCCCGGCGGCGCGGGCTGGTGGTGCTGTCCGACGAAATCTACGACAAGCTGCTCTACGACAAGGCGCACGTGGCCACGGCGTCGCTCGCGAGGGACGTGCCCATCATCACCTTCAACGGCCTGTCCAAGGCGTACGTGGCCTGTGGCTGGCGGGTGGGGTGGCTGGTCTTCTGCAACGCGCACCTGATGCCGGAGCTCAAGGGCGCGGTGATGCGGTTGGCGGACGCGCGTCTGTGCAGCCCGGCCCCGCAGCAGTACGCCATCGCCCCCGCGCTGGAGGGCCCGCAGGACCACATCCCGGAGATGATGGGGCGGCTGCGCGCCCGGAGGGATTTGATGGTGCGGCGGATCAACGCCATCCCCGGCCTGTCCGTGGTGGAGCCCGCCGCCGCGTTCTACGCGATGACGCGCATCCAGCTGCCCGGCGTGACGTCGGATGAGGAGTTCGTGCTCTCGCTCCTGCGCGAGACGGGCGTGCTCTTCGTCCACGGCAGCGGCTTCGGACAGAAGCAGGGGACGCACCACTTCCGGGTGGTGTTCCTGCCGCCGGAGGACATCCTCACCGCCGCCTTCGACCGGCTGGAGGCCTTCGTCCGCGAGCGCTACGCGCGCTAG
- a CDS encoding efflux RND transporter periplasmic adaptor subunit, with product MRLVRHGVWGAWLVGLALTGCSGSNGKAGPQGGPGGPGGPGGPGAGRPMPVEVMELRPGPVRDIGEYLGTLVSRRSITIYPQVAGYIRRIAVKPGQQVKPGELLLEVDPRRERASVQSAQAQRQSALAQREYARSTRQRAEQLLREGLMSRQDYEQAVAQATAAEAGARSAEAQLQSQQVELGYTTVQAPFAGVVGDIPVNPGDYVTPQTALTSVNQSQALEVSVAVPPERAAQVELGRTKVEVLDDEGKPVLSAPVVFVAPTPDPRTQLVEVTAAFENTVGLRSGQVVHAQVVYETREALRLPTYAVTQQSSQYFALVAAQGDGGTPIAQRRPVKLGGLEGNYYEVLGGLEEGTPVIVGSLQLLRDGQPIQPKPMRQPPGEEQGVGGAADAGTGGTGDAGLGPGPDGGR from the coding sequence ATGCGACTGGTGAGGCATGGAGTGTGGGGAGCATGGTTGGTGGGCCTTGCACTGACCGGGTGCAGCGGCTCGAACGGAAAGGCGGGCCCGCAGGGGGGGCCAGGAGGCCCTGGAGGACCCGGGGGACCTGGTGCCGGACGGCCGATGCCGGTGGAGGTGATGGAGCTACGGCCCGGCCCGGTGCGTGACATCGGCGAGTACCTGGGGACGCTCGTGTCCCGCCGCAGCATCACCATCTACCCGCAGGTGGCTGGCTACATCCGGCGCATCGCGGTGAAACCGGGCCAGCAGGTGAAGCCGGGCGAGCTGTTGCTGGAGGTGGACCCGCGGCGCGAGCGCGCGAGCGTGCAGAGCGCCCAGGCCCAACGCCAATCGGCGCTGGCGCAGCGGGAGTACGCGCGGAGCACCCGCCAGCGCGCCGAGCAGTTGCTGCGCGAGGGCCTCATGAGCCGCCAGGACTACGAGCAGGCGGTGGCACAGGCCACGGCGGCCGAGGCCGGCGCGCGCTCGGCGGAGGCGCAGCTCCAGTCGCAGCAGGTGGAGCTCGGCTACACCACGGTGCAGGCGCCCTTCGCCGGGGTGGTGGGCGACATCCCCGTGAACCCGGGCGACTACGTCACCCCGCAGACGGCGCTGACGAGCGTGAACCAGAGCCAGGCGCTGGAGGTGTCCGTGGCGGTGCCGCCGGAGCGCGCCGCGCAGGTGGAGCTGGGGCGCACGAAGGTGGAGGTCCTGGATGACGAAGGCAAGCCGGTGCTGAGCGCCCCCGTCGTCTTCGTGGCCCCCACGCCGGATCCACGCACGCAGCTGGTGGAGGTGACGGCGGCCTTCGAGAACACGGTGGGCCTGCGCTCCGGCCAGGTGGTGCACGCCCAGGTGGTGTACGAGACACGCGAGGCGTTGCGCCTGCCCACGTACGCGGTGACGCAGCAGAGCAGCCAGTACTTCGCCCTGGTGGCGGCGCAGGGCGACGGGGGTACGCCCATCGCGCAGCGCCGGCCGGTGAAGCTGGGAGGGCTCGAGGGCAACTACTACGAGGTGTTGGGCGGACTGGAGGAAGGGACGCCGGTCATCGTCGGGTCGCTGCAGTTGCTGAGGGATGGCCAGCCCATCCAACCCAAGCCCATGCGGCAGCCCCCGGGCGAGGAGCAGGGCGTGGGCGGCGCCGCGGACGCGGGCACGGGTGGCACGGGGGACGCGGGCCTGGGCCCGGGCCCGGACGGAGGCAGGTGA
- a CDS encoding efflux RND transporter permease subunit codes for MFSDFFIRRPIFASVISILITLVGAISIPSLPVEQYPNLAAPQVTVTSTYIGASAEVVESAVTTVLERQLNGLEGMRYISSTSSNNGTSSITVTFEPERDLDVAAVDVQNRVATASGRLPAEVNALGITINKTQSQLLMSFGLYDKEGRYDTGFISNYADVYIRDALLRVRGVGDVRIFGERRFAMRLWLDPVKLASRGLTAQDVVNALREQNVQVAAGQVGQPPSPQGQTYQINVQVLGQLSTAEQFGDIVVQRGEDGSLVQMKDIGRVELGAENYNQLLRFNGRDAVGLGIFQLPGSNALEVREGVVAELERLKTSFPPGLIYEKSFDTTAAVEESINEVLYTLMEAVALVIFVVFIFLHGWRSILVVATTLPVSLLGTFAFVSAFGFSLNTLTLFGLTLATGLVVDDAIVVIENVERVMVEENLSAREATHRSMKQVGGAVVATALVLSAVFVPVSFFPGTTGSIYRQFALTLAFSISLSALVALTLSPALCARLLRAHEGQKWRVFRWVDQGMDSFRRGYARFLGRLLGPRARWGVVAVFVVCLGITGLLYRTTPTGFIPEEDQGYLIVAIQGPEGTSLEYTRQVLLQAEQVLSKQPEVTGLFTVGGFSLLGSGPNYGVLFVNLRPWDEREEAEQSVAGLVARLQGPFAAIPGARVLAFQPPTIRGVGSVGGFEFVLEDQSGTHTLDELSAATQQLSARANQSPELRSVFSSYTASTPLLNVSVDREKAKALGVSLDALYSTLQIYMGSQYVNDFTFSNRVYRVYVQAATPFRNEPRDISAFYVRSAQGAMVPLESLVKVESVTTAQNIQHYNLFRSATINGQGAPGVSTGQALEAMEAIARQGLPTGYTFEWTGLSLEQKQSAGKVLLIFALGIVFVFLVLSAQYESFALPFVIMLSVPVAMLGALGLQNLRGLANDVFCQVGLVMLVGLSSKNAVLIVEFAEQLRHQGLSVVDAAIQAADTRLRPILMTSFAFLLGVLPLVLASGAGAASRKSLGTAVFGGMLLSTFVNLIFIPVLYTLVETARTKLLKRHERGTPPTAGGGQTPHPA; via the coding sequence ATGTTCTCCGACTTCTTCATCCGCCGGCCCATCTTCGCCAGCGTCATCTCCATCCTCATCACGCTGGTGGGGGCCATCTCCATCCCCAGCCTGCCCGTCGAGCAGTACCCCAACCTGGCCGCGCCCCAGGTGACGGTGACGTCCACGTACATCGGCGCCTCCGCCGAGGTGGTGGAGAGCGCGGTGACGACGGTGCTGGAGCGCCAGCTCAACGGTCTGGAGGGCATGCGCTACATCTCCTCCACCAGCAGCAACAACGGCACCAGCAGCATCACGGTCACCTTCGAGCCGGAGCGGGATCTGGACGTCGCCGCGGTGGACGTGCAGAACCGGGTGGCCACGGCCTCGGGACGGCTGCCCGCCGAGGTGAACGCGCTGGGCATCACCATCAACAAGACACAGTCGCAGCTGCTCATGTCCTTCGGCCTGTATGACAAGGAGGGCCGCTACGACACGGGCTTCATCAGCAACTACGCGGACGTCTACATCCGCGACGCGCTGCTGCGCGTGAGGGGCGTGGGCGACGTGCGCATCTTCGGCGAGCGCCGCTTCGCCATGCGCCTGTGGTTGGACCCCGTGAAGCTGGCGAGCCGGGGCCTCACCGCGCAGGACGTGGTGAACGCGCTGCGCGAGCAGAACGTGCAGGTGGCCGCGGGACAGGTGGGGCAACCGCCCTCGCCCCAGGGTCAGACGTATCAGATCAACGTGCAGGTGCTCGGGCAGCTGTCCACGGCGGAGCAGTTCGGCGACATCGTGGTGCAACGGGGCGAGGACGGCTCGCTGGTGCAGATGAAGGACATCGGCCGGGTGGAGCTGGGGGCGGAGAACTACAACCAGCTCTTGCGCTTCAACGGCCGCGACGCGGTGGGCCTGGGCATCTTCCAGCTCCCCGGCTCCAACGCGCTGGAGGTGCGCGAGGGCGTGGTGGCCGAGCTGGAGCGGCTGAAGACCAGCTTCCCGCCGGGCCTCATCTACGAGAAGTCCTTCGACACCACGGCGGCGGTGGAGGAGTCCATCAACGAGGTGCTGTACACGCTGATGGAAGCCGTCGCGCTGGTCATCTTCGTGGTCTTCATCTTCCTGCACGGCTGGCGCAGCATCCTCGTGGTGGCCACGACGCTGCCGGTGTCGCTGCTGGGCACCTTCGCCTTCGTCAGCGCGTTCGGCTTCTCGCTCAACACGCTGACGCTGTTCGGCCTGACGCTGGCCACGGGCCTGGTGGTGGACGACGCCATCGTGGTCATCGAGAACGTCGAGCGCGTCATGGTGGAGGAGAACCTGTCCGCGCGCGAGGCGACACACCGGAGCATGAAGCAGGTGGGCGGCGCGGTGGTGGCGACGGCGCTGGTGCTGTCGGCGGTGTTCGTCCCGGTGTCCTTCTTCCCGGGCACCACGGGTTCCATCTACCGGCAGTTCGCGCTCACCCTCGCCTTCTCCATCAGCCTGTCGGCGCTGGTGGCCCTCACGCTGTCTCCCGCGCTGTGCGCCCGGCTGCTGCGGGCGCACGAGGGCCAGAAGTGGCGCGTCTTCCGCTGGGTGGACCAGGGGATGGACTCCTTCCGGCGGGGCTACGCGCGCTTCCTCGGGAGGCTGCTGGGGCCGCGCGCCCGGTGGGGCGTGGTGGCCGTCTTCGTGGTGTGCCTGGGCATCACCGGGCTGCTCTACAGGACGACGCCCACCGGCTTCATCCCCGAGGAGGACCAGGGCTACCTCATCGTCGCCATCCAGGGCCCCGAGGGCACGTCGCTGGAGTACACGCGCCAGGTGCTCCTGCAAGCCGAGCAGGTGCTCAGCAAGCAGCCGGAGGTGACGGGCCTCTTCACCGTGGGCGGCTTCTCCCTGCTGGGCAGCGGCCCCAACTACGGCGTGCTCTTCGTCAACCTCCGGCCGTGGGATGAGCGCGAGGAGGCGGAGCAGAGCGTGGCGGGGCTGGTGGCCCGGTTGCAGGGGCCGTTCGCGGCCATCCCCGGAGCGCGGGTGCTGGCCTTCCAGCCGCCCACCATCCGCGGCGTGGGCAGCGTGGGCGGCTTCGAGTTCGTCCTGGAAGACCAGTCGGGCACCCACACGCTGGACGAGCTGTCGGCGGCGACGCAGCAACTGTCGGCGAGGGCCAACCAGTCACCGGAGCTGCGCAGCGTCTTCTCCTCCTATACGGCGAGCACCCCGCTGCTCAACGTGTCGGTGGACCGGGAGAAGGCCAAGGCGCTGGGCGTGTCGCTGGACGCGCTCTACTCCACGCTGCAGATCTACATGGGCAGCCAGTACGTCAACGACTTCACCTTCTCCAACCGCGTCTACCGCGTGTACGTGCAGGCGGCCACGCCCTTCCGCAACGAGCCCCGGGACATCTCCGCCTTCTACGTGCGCTCGGCACAGGGGGCCATGGTGCCGCTGGAGAGCCTGGTGAAGGTGGAGTCCGTCACCACCGCGCAGAACATCCAGCACTACAACCTGTTCCGCTCGGCCACCATCAACGGCCAGGGCGCCCCCGGTGTCAGCACGGGCCAGGCGCTGGAGGCCATGGAGGCCATCGCCCGCCAGGGCCTGCCCACGGGCTACACCTTCGAGTGGACGGGCCTGTCCCTGGAGCAGAAGCAGTCCGCGGGCAAGGTGCTGCTCATCTTCGCCCTGGGCATCGTCTTCGTCTTCCTGGTGCTGTCGGCGCAGTACGAGAGCTTCGCCCTGCCCTTCGTCATCATGCTGTCGGTGCCGGTGGCCATGCTCGGAGCGCTGGGGCTGCAGAACCTGCGCGGGCTGGCCAATGACGTCTTCTGCCAGGTGGGGCTGGTGATGCTGGTGGGCCTGTCGAGCAAGAACGCCGTGCTCATCGTCGAGTTCGCCGAGCAGCTGCGTCACCAGGGCCTGAGCGTGGTGGACGCGGCCATCCAGGCGGCGGACACGCGGCTGCGGCCCATCCTGATGACGTCCTTCGCCTTCCTGCTGGGCGTGCTGCCGCTGGTGCTGGCCTCGGGCGCGGGAGCGGCCTCGCGCAAGTCGCTGGGCACGGCGGTGTTCGGCGGCATGCTGCTGTCCACCTTCGTCAACCTCATCTTCATCCCCGTGCTGTACACGCTGGTGGAGACGGCGCGCACGAAGCTGCTCAAGCGCCACGAGCGGGGCACGCCTCCGACGGCGGGCGGTGGGCAGACGCCGCACCCGGCCTGA
- a CDS encoding M15 family metallopeptidase: MPFPPLRWKLLLALVCLLVPGLAPGAGARPKRKKPPLVTLPGGSALRRDAAKAFERMSAAARAEGVRLWVSSGYRTRRQQRFLYERYKQGLGPRAARPGQSNHQRGTAVDVSVGHEDTPTYRWLAANACRHGFRRTVPSEPWHWEYRPRTTPPPAQGSDCLGQPVTPKEPPRTASSGQS; encoded by the coding sequence ATGCCGTTCCCTCCACTCCGCTGGAAGCTCCTGCTGGCCCTCGTCTGTCTGCTCGTACCGGGACTCGCCCCGGGTGCGGGTGCCAGACCCAAACGGAAGAAGCCCCCCCTCGTCACCCTTCCCGGTGGCTCGGCCCTGCGCCGTGATGCCGCGAAGGCTTTCGAGCGGATGTCCGCCGCGGCCCGCGCGGAGGGCGTCCGGCTCTGGGTGAGCAGCGGCTACCGCACCCGGCGGCAGCAACGCTTCCTCTATGAGCGCTACAAGCAGGGCCTGGGCCCCCGGGCGGCACGCCCCGGCCAGTCCAACCACCAGCGCGGCACCGCGGTGGACGTGTCCGTGGGCCACGAGGACACGCCCACCTACCGGTGGCTCGCCGCCAACGCGTGCCGCCATGGCTTCCGGCGCACGGTGCCCTCGGAGCCGTGGCACTGGGAGTACCGGCCCCGCACCACGCCCCCGCCCGCGCAGGGCAGTGACTGCCTCGGCCAGCCCGTGACGCCGAAGGAGCCGCCGCGAACGGCCTCCTCCGGACAGAGCTGA
- a CDS encoding AEC family transporter: MSQLAGLLVASLLLGAFARRSGRFPEQTALVLNAYVLNVALPALVLRAIHRLTIVPELLVAAVTPWLVFGGAWLFFRALGPRLGFAPRTVAALVLTGGLSNTSFVGLPLIEGLMGRDAVRVAVVVDQLGSFLTLATVATLFATRAAAKDSRPGVLLGKVLGFPPFIALVVAFLSQPWDWPGWVDVVLGRLGDMLTPLALFSVGFQLRLSGLRGRVRALVLGLGYKLVLCPLVIALLLLALPGISRLTLEVSVLQAGMAPMVTAAILAADHDLDPDLSALMVGLGIPLSLVTVPCALWLLR, encoded by the coding sequence GTGAGCCAGCTCGCCGGCCTGCTGGTCGCCAGTCTCCTGCTCGGTGCCTTCGCGCGGCGCAGCGGCCGCTTCCCGGAGCAGACGGCGCTGGTCCTCAACGCCTACGTCCTCAACGTGGCGCTGCCCGCCCTGGTGCTGCGTGCCATCCACCGGCTGACGATCGTCCCCGAACTGCTCGTCGCCGCCGTCACGCCCTGGCTTGTCTTCGGTGGCGCCTGGCTCTTCTTTCGCGCCCTGGGCCCACGGCTCGGCTTCGCTCCCCGCACCGTGGCGGCGCTCGTCCTCACTGGCGGGTTGAGCAACACCTCGTTCGTGGGCCTGCCTCTCATCGAGGGACTGATGGGCCGTGACGCGGTGCGGGTCGCGGTGGTCGTCGACCAGCTCGGCTCGTTCCTCACGCTGGCCACGGTGGCCACCCTCTTCGCCACGCGCGCCGCCGCGAAGGACTCCCGGCCCGGCGTGCTGCTGGGGAAGGTGCTGGGTTTTCCTCCCTTCATCGCCCTGGTGGTCGCGTTCCTCTCCCAGCCCTGGGATTGGCCCGGGTGGGTGGACGTGGTGCTCGGCCGGTTGGGGGATATGCTCACCCCGCTGGCGCTCTTCTCCGTGGGGTTCCAGCTCCGGCTCTCGGGGCTTCGGGGCCGGGTACGCGCGCTCGTCCTGGGGCTCGGTTACAAGCTGGTGCTGTGCCCGCTCGTGATTGCACTGCTGCTGCTGGCTCTGCCCGGCATCAGCCGGCTCACCCTCGAGGTCTCCGTCCTTCAGGCTGGCATGGCGCCCATGGTCACCGCCGCCATCCTCGCCGCGGATCACGATCTGGATCCGGACCTCTCGGCACTCATGGTGGGGCTGGGCATTCCGCTCTCGCTCGTCACGGTGCCGTGCGCCCTGTGGTTGCTGCGCTGA
- a CDS encoding DUF6544 family protein, with product MGLVMTGVVVASLVLAVGIASGLAGRRFRARYEAEKAELLRKARSASPPVVPGSAVESLPPPVRRYLEVTRAEGRPVPKSAIVQQRGGLRTAADKPWMPFESEQVYSMDPPGFLWFARARIAPGIHMLARDKFVDMRGNMLITLEGLVTLADGVGPEMDQGAALRFWGEALAFPELVRSPYLRWEPMTETQARVRIEQGELKLDAVIEYDEQGLPVAMHARRYRDVNGKGVLTPWTGYSREWRELDGRLFPTQWESVWHLPEGDFPAVRMEILHIQTA from the coding sequence ATGGGTCTGGTGATGACCGGCGTTGTCGTCGCTTCCCTGGTGCTGGCCGTCGGCATTGCGTCCGGGCTCGCCGGCAGACGCTTCCGCGCGAGGTACGAGGCGGAGAAGGCCGAGCTGCTGCGGAAGGCGCGTTCCGCTTCCCCACCGGTGGTTCCTGGTTCCGCGGTGGAGAGCCTTCCACCGCCGGTGCGCAGGTACCTGGAGGTCACACGCGCAGAGGGCAGGCCGGTTCCGAAGTCCGCCATCGTCCAGCAACGGGGCGGTCTTCGCACCGCGGCGGACAAGCCGTGGATGCCGTTCGAATCCGAGCAGGTCTACTCCATGGACCCGCCGGGATTCCTCTGGTTCGCGCGCGCGCGGATCGCGCCCGGCATCCACATGCTGGCGAGGGACAAGTTCGTCGACATGCGCGGCAACATGTTGATCACCCTCGAGGGGCTCGTCACCCTGGCGGATGGCGTGGGTCCGGAGATGGATCAGGGCGCCGCGTTGCGGTTCTGGGGCGAGGCGCTCGCGTTTCCAGAGCTGGTGCGCAGCCCGTACCTTCGTTGGGAGCCGATGACCGAGACGCAGGCGCGCGTCCGGATCGAACAGGGTGAGCTGAAGCTCGACGCGGTCATCGAGTACGACGAACAAGGCCTGCCAGTCGCCATGCACGCGCGGCGTTATCGCGATGTGAACGGCAAGGGCGTGCTGACTCCATGGACGGGGTACAGCCGCGAGTGGCGCGAGCTGGACGGCAGGTTGTTCCCCACGCAGTGGGAGTCCGTCTGGCACCTGCCGGAGGGCGACTTCCCGGCCGTGCGCATGGAGATCCTCCACATCCAGACCGCCTAG
- a CDS encoding cytochrome P450, with the protein MSGRPNLMTPELKANPYPLYAELRRTAPVCQVDPGGYWAVTRFEDVMFVFKNPQLFSSEGFGRATNPPWLGGNPFSESMIAMDPPRHGRLRSLVSRAFGNAAMVRLEPRVRAFAQEVVAALPLGRPVDMVSAFALPVPASVLCLLLGLDPSLRKELKHWADQLTTVTALGPEDTERQGPVRQAIVDARRYFSQVVEERRLRPGDDMVSELLRAQVDGEALTEDELMAFLFLLLVGGLETTANLLGLSLLVLMERPELLARLRADRSLLPRFIDEVLRFEAPAQGALRMTTREVELGGVRLPERAWVVALMGSANRDETHFPDADRFDLDRPGPQHMPFGHGAHFCIGAQLARLEARLALDALLDRCGGLSPVPKPVVWHRSMVVRGPASLHAVVHPARASVQRGAHPGAGEAQGIHAAAAGIGDGQVTAGGEQPYHEAATPQRGGAQVCQRPRAE; encoded by the coding sequence ATGAGTGGCCGCCCCAACCTGATGACCCCGGAGCTGAAGGCCAACCCCTATCCTCTGTATGCGGAGCTGCGCCGGACCGCGCCCGTGTGCCAGGTGGATCCGGGGGGGTACTGGGCCGTGACGCGCTTCGAGGACGTGATGTTCGTGTTCAAGAACCCGCAGCTCTTCTCGTCCGAGGGGTTCGGGCGCGCGACCAATCCGCCGTGGCTCGGGGGCAACCCGTTCTCGGAGTCGATGATCGCCATGGATCCGCCGAGGCACGGGCGGCTGCGGTCGCTCGTCAGCCGCGCCTTCGGCAACGCGGCCATGGTGCGGCTGGAGCCTCGGGTGCGCGCCTTCGCCCAGGAGGTGGTGGCCGCGCTGCCGCTGGGGCGCCCCGTGGACATGGTCTCCGCCTTCGCCCTGCCGGTACCGGCCTCGGTGCTCTGCCTCCTGCTGGGATTGGATCCCTCTCTGCGCAAGGAGCTCAAACACTGGGCGGACCAGCTCACCACCGTCACCGCCCTGGGGCCCGAGGACACGGAGCGGCAGGGGCCCGTGCGTCAGGCCATCGTGGACGCGAGGCGCTACTTCAGCCAGGTGGTGGAGGAGCGCCGGCTCCGGCCCGGGGACGACATGGTGAGCGAGCTGCTCAGGGCCCAGGTGGATGGGGAGGCGCTCACGGAGGACGAGTTGATGGCCTTCCTCTTCCTCCTGCTGGTGGGCGGATTGGAGACGACGGCGAACCTGCTGGGGCTGTCGCTCCTGGTGTTGATGGAGCGCCCCGAGCTGCTGGCGCGGTTGCGCGCGGACCGCTCGCTCCTGCCCCGCTTCATCGACGAGGTGCTGCGCTTCGAGGCGCCGGCTCAGGGTGCATTGCGGATGACCACCCGCGAGGTGGAGCTGGGCGGTGTCCGTCTGCCCGAGCGGGCCTGGGTGGTGGCGCTGATGGGCTCGGCCAACCGGGACGAGACGCACTTCCCGGACGCCGACCGCTTCGACCTCGACCGGCCCGGCCCGCAGCACATGCCCTTCGGCCACGGCGCCCACTTCTGTATCGGGGCGCAGCTGGCGCGGCTGGAAGCAAGGCTGGCCCTGGATGCGCTGCTGGACCGGTGCGGAGGTCTGTCCCCCGTGCCGAAGCCAGTGGTGTGGCACCGCTCGATGGTGGTGCGTGGGCCCGCGTCGCTCCACGCCGTGGTGCACCCGGCCAGAGCCTCAGTCCAGCGCGGCGCTCACCCCGGGGCGGGTGAGGCGCAGGGCATCCATGCGGCGGCGGCGGGCATCGGCGACGGCCAGGTGACAGCCGGCGGCGAACAGCCCTATCACGAGGCAGCCACCCCACAGCGCGGAGGCGCCCAGGTGTGCCAGCGCCCACGAGCCGAGTGA
- a CDS encoding TolC family protein — translation MTAFLLTALLWHASPPAGTPLAQVGPGAAEPSAVTPQPQPEVSDPMLAPVPPAPVQVGSWDEALAVLRQRSTDLRTALAQVEAAAGQRRAALAGLLPSLQGTLSVQSNVLDPSATPILGGGGIGGGVGGGTGTGGGDTRPTSPLGTGVLTASVPLFDWSSIQSLRSASASRRAAELSVEETRRQLTGGLARALARVASSERLAEVNRVNLRSALERLALAQRRLELGAGTQLDVIRLQQDAESARSSVVSGDETLRQARDTLGLVLGADQPVGLDRGVSLENLLDQGQRECRRLETVEQRPDLAAARAQLEAAGHSVSEARARYLPTLAAQSTVIGLTVDPGFARVPVWNIGAVLTFPFYEGGAREGLVQQARAQEETVRQRVVASQRAVSVEVSQTRREVDVAQAEQRIAARTRELAAENDRLTRRAFEVGAGTSQDLVVSAAALRQAELNLVVSEFQLFQARIEAFLAEAACDW, via the coding sequence ATGACCGCCTTCCTGCTCACAGCCCTGCTCTGGCACGCCAGCCCACCCGCTGGAACGCCACTGGCCCAGGTGGGACCGGGTGCCGCCGAGCCCTCCGCGGTGACTCCACAACCCCAGCCCGAGGTCTCCGACCCGATGCTGGCCCCCGTCCCACCCGCGCCGGTACAGGTGGGCTCCTGGGACGAGGCGCTCGCGGTGCTGCGCCAGCGCTCCACGGACCTGCGTACCGCACTGGCCCAGGTGGAGGCCGCCGCGGGACAGAGGCGCGCGGCGCTCGCGGGACTGCTGCCCTCGCTCCAGGGCACCCTCTCCGTGCAGTCCAACGTGCTCGACCCGAGCGCGACGCCCATCCTCGGGGGCGGGGGCATCGGAGGGGGAGTCGGTGGAGGGACGGGCACGGGAGGCGGTGACACGCGGCCCACGTCGCCCCTGGGCACGGGGGTGCTGACGGCCTCGGTGCCCCTGTTCGACTGGAGCTCCATCCAATCACTGCGCTCGGCGAGCGCGTCGCGCCGGGCCGCCGAGCTGTCCGTGGAGGAGACGCGGCGCCAGCTCACCGGGGGCCTGGCGCGGGCGCTGGCACGGGTGGCGTCCTCGGAGCGGCTCGCCGAGGTGAACCGCGTCAACCTGCGCTCCGCCCTGGAGCGGCTGGCGCTGGCCCAGCGGCGGCTGGAGCTGGGCGCGGGCACGCAACTGGACGTCATCCGCCTGCAACAGGACGCGGAGTCGGCGCGCTCGTCGGTGGTGTCCGGGGACGAGACGCTGCGGCAGGCGCGGGACACGCTGGGGCTGGTGCTGGGCGCGGACCAGCCGGTGGGACTGGATAGGGGCGTCTCCCTGGAGAACCTGTTGGACCAGGGCCAGCGGGAGTGCCGGAGGCTGGAGACGGTGGAGCAGCGGCCGGACCTCGCGGCGGCGCGCGCGCAGTTGGAGGCGGCCGGGCACTCCGTGTCGGAGGCGAGGGCTCGGTACCTGCCCACGCTGGCGGCGCAGAGCACGGTGATCGGCCTGACGGTGGACCCGGGCTTCGCGCGGGTGCCCGTATGGAACATCGGCGCGGTGCTCACCTTCCCCTTCTACGAGGGCGGTGCGCGCGAGGGGCTCGTGCAGCAAGCCCGCGCGCAGGAGGAGACGGTGCGCCAGCGGGTGGTGGCCAGCCAGCGCGCCGTGTCGGTGGAGGTGTCGCAGACACGGCGCGAGGTGGACGTGGCCCAGGCGGAGCAGCGGATAGCGGCCCGGACCCGGGAGCTCGCCGCGGAGAACGACCGGCTCACCCGCAGGGCCTTCGAGGTGGGCGCGGGAACGAGCCAGGACCTGGTGGTGTCCGCGGCGGCACTGCGGCAGGCGGAGCTGAACCTGGTGGTGAGTGAGTTCCAACTGTTCCAGGCGCGGATCGAAGCATTCCTGGCGGAGGCGGCATGCGACTGGTGA